Proteins encoded in a region of the uncultured Paludibaculum sp. genome:
- a CDS encoding GatB/YqeY domain-containing protein: MPLLDQLQKDMVTAMKAKEEARLSALRMMKAALMKEKVDSMKELDEAAEMKVLNSLIKQRRDSADMFRKGGRAEQADKEETELRLIETYMPAGASEEEVEAAIAAAITETGANSPKQMGQVMTAAKAKLAGKRVDGKVMSDKIRARLS; encoded by the coding sequence ATGCCGCTCCTCGATCAGTTGCAGAAGGACATGGTGACCGCCATGAAAGCCAAGGAGGAGGCGCGCCTCAGCGCTCTCCGGATGATGAAGGCGGCCCTGATGAAGGAGAAGGTCGACTCCATGAAGGAGTTGGACGAGGCCGCGGAAATGAAGGTTCTGAACTCGCTGATCAAGCAGCGCAGGGATTCCGCGGACATGTTCAGGAAGGGCGGCCGGGCCGAGCAGGCGGACAAGGAAGAGACGGAACTGCGCCTGATTGAGACCTACATGCCGGCCGGCGCCAGCGAAGAAGAGGTCGAGGCCGCCATTGCCGCCGCCATCACCGAGACTGGGGCCAACAGCCCGAAACAGATGGGCCAGGTGATGACTGCCGCCAAGGCGAAACTGGCCGGCAAGCGCGTGGACGGGAAAGTCATGAGTGACAAGATCCGCGCGCGGCTCAGCTAG
- a CDS encoding alanine--glyoxylate aminotransferase family protein gives MYIKKQRLLTPGPTPLLPRALHAMMASDIHHRTQDFIKLYPTVLRDLKEVFGTQGDVLITVSSGTGALEASISNFFSEGDTVVICSAGKFGERWVELAKAFRLKAVVLTAEYGSVVAPAQVEAALTEHPEAKGVLFQASETSTGAAHDVQAIGEITKKTNALCIVDAITGLGTMPLDIDGWGLDIVVGGSQKAFMIPPGLAFISVSAKAWAQSASATLPRLYFDLKKEKKMADKGESAWTPNVSHILALAEALKYIKELGMDNLVSNAQLLAKATRAAALELGLELFAPEAPSSSVTAIKAPKGMDSSDIVKGFRNQFGSVIANGQGSMKGQIFRIAHLGYFDFPDLFAMVAELEIILHSKGIPVEFGKGVAAVQRVYAEATAAKEVPAVVK, from the coding sequence ATGTATATCAAGAAACAGCGACTCCTGACGCCAGGCCCGACGCCCTTGTTGCCGCGCGCTTTGCACGCTATGATGGCGTCCGACATTCACCATCGTACCCAGGACTTCATCAAGCTGTACCCCACAGTGCTGCGTGATTTGAAGGAAGTTTTCGGGACTCAAGGCGACGTCCTCATCACGGTTTCCTCCGGCACAGGCGCCCTGGAAGCCTCCATCTCCAACTTCTTCAGCGAAGGCGACACGGTTGTCATCTGCTCGGCCGGAAAGTTCGGCGAGCGCTGGGTGGAACTGGCCAAGGCCTTCCGCCTCAAGGCCGTCGTCCTCACCGCCGAGTATGGCTCCGTCGTGGCGCCCGCCCAGGTGGAAGCGGCTCTGACAGAACATCCCGAAGCCAAGGGCGTCCTCTTCCAGGCCTCCGAAACCTCCACGGGCGCCGCCCACGACGTCCAGGCGATCGGCGAAATCACCAAGAAGACCAATGCTTTGTGCATCGTGGATGCCATCACCGGCCTCGGCACCATGCCGCTCGACATCGACGGCTGGGGTCTCGACATCGTGGTGGGCGGCTCACAGAAGGCCTTCATGATTCCGCCCGGCCTGGCCTTCATCAGCGTCAGCGCCAAGGCCTGGGCGCAAAGTGCGTCGGCCACCCTCCCCCGCCTCTACTTCGACCTCAAGAAGGAGAAGAAGATGGCGGACAAGGGCGAAAGCGCCTGGACGCCGAACGTCAGCCACATTCTTGCATTGGCCGAAGCCTTGAAGTACATCAAGGAACTCGGCATGGACAACCTGGTCTCCAACGCCCAGTTACTGGCCAAGGCCACCCGCGCCGCCGCCCTGGAGCTGGGGCTCGAGCTGTTCGCGCCGGAAGCTCCCTCGTCCTCCGTCACCGCCATCAAGGCGCCGAAGGGGATGGACTCCAGCGACATCGTCAAGGGGTTCCGCAACCAGTTCGGTTCCGTCATCGCCAACGGCCAGGGCAGCATGAAGGGCCAGATCTTCCGCATCGCGCACCTCGGCTACTTCGACTTCCCCGACCTGTTCGCCATGGTCGCGGAGCTCGAAATCATCCTGCACTCCAAGGGGATTCCGGTGGAGTTCGGTAAGGGCGTGGCCGCCGTCCAGCGCGTCTACGCCGAAGCCACGGCAGCCAAGGAAGTACCGGCGGTGGTGAAGTAG
- the serA gene encoding phosphoglycerate dehydrogenase, whose amino-acid sequence MKILVAEPLSPAAIALLNKQSGWDIVVSNPKEYEPHLADCDALLVRSAVKVKADTLAKAPKLRVIARAGVGVDNVDLPASTAAGVLVMNTPGGNAVSVAEHTLAMMLGLARMVPEASASTRSGKWEKKKFLGNELRGKTLGVVGLGNIGQEVVRRARGFEMRIIASDPYVNPATAAHLGVELVSLDELLAGSDYISLHLAVTPETRGMINAANIARMKDGVRIINCARGELVDQDALCEALVSKKVAGAGLDVFEPEPLPAGHPLLQCENLIATPHIAGSTEEAQEIVGIRIVEQLIEYLQNGVAINAVNMPAVTPEQYKAIGGSITLAERLGKFAAYVSEGHPKGVRVTYFGRIAEMNTNLVRNAALAGVLSRGLSNRVNLVNSMQVAAQRNLTVSESHQPRSVGEDSVLVEIDTDQGVTSVSGSIILDRARLLSVNGIRVESTLAGPLIYMRNVDVPGVIGHVGTVLGRNSVNIANFSLGRQDKPSAPGEPLIAVALVEVDSIPGEAVLDELRAHPAVKLAVTVQPGD is encoded by the coding sequence ATGAAGATCCTCGTCGCTGAACCCCTGTCGCCCGCGGCGATCGCTCTCCTGAATAAGCAGTCCGGTTGGGACATCGTGGTCTCCAACCCGAAAGAGTACGAACCGCATCTGGCCGACTGCGACGCACTGCTGGTGCGCAGCGCGGTCAAGGTGAAGGCGGATACACTCGCCAAAGCGCCCAAGCTACGCGTGATCGCACGCGCCGGCGTGGGCGTGGACAACGTCGATCTGCCCGCTTCCACGGCGGCCGGCGTCCTGGTGATGAATACGCCGGGCGGCAACGCAGTGTCAGTGGCGGAACACACTCTGGCCATGATGCTGGGGCTGGCGCGCATGGTGCCCGAGGCCAGCGCGTCCACCCGTTCCGGCAAATGGGAGAAGAAGAAGTTCCTAGGCAACGAACTGCGCGGCAAGACGCTCGGCGTCGTGGGCCTGGGTAACATCGGCCAGGAAGTGGTGCGGCGGGCCCGAGGATTCGAGATGCGCATCATTGCCTCGGATCCTTACGTGAACCCGGCCACGGCCGCCCACCTGGGTGTCGAGCTCGTCAGCCTCGACGAACTGCTGGCCGGTTCCGACTACATCAGCCTGCACTTGGCGGTGACACCGGAAACCCGGGGCATGATCAACGCCGCCAACATCGCACGGATGAAGGACGGGGTCCGCATCATCAACTGCGCCCGTGGAGAGTTGGTCGACCAGGACGCCCTCTGCGAGGCTCTGGTCTCCAAGAAGGTGGCCGGCGCCGGGCTGGATGTCTTCGAGCCGGAACCCTTGCCTGCCGGGCATCCCCTGCTGCAGTGCGAAAACCTCATCGCCACGCCGCACATCGCCGGCTCGACGGAGGAGGCCCAGGAGATCGTCGGCATCCGGATCGTCGAGCAGTTGATCGAATACCTCCAGAACGGGGTGGCGATCAATGCCGTGAACATGCCCGCCGTCACGCCGGAGCAGTATAAGGCGATCGGCGGCTCCATCACCCTGGCTGAGCGCCTGGGTAAGTTCGCCGCCTACGTCTCCGAGGGCCACCCCAAGGGTGTCCGCGTCACGTACTTCGGCCGCATCGCGGAAATGAACACCAACCTGGTGCGGAACGCCGCGCTGGCCGGGGTGCTCAGCCGGGGTCTGTCGAACCGCGTCAACCTGGTGAACTCCATGCAGGTGGCGGCGCAGCGCAATCTCACCGTCAGCGAGTCGCACCAGCCGCGTTCCGTCGGCGAGGACTCGGTTCTGGTCGAAATCGACACCGATCAAGGGGTTACCTCCGTTTCGGGCAGCATTATCCTGGACAGAGCTCGTCTGCTTTCGGTCAACGGCATCCGGGTGGAAAGCACGCTGGCCGGCCCGCTTATCTACATGCGGAACGTCGACGTGCCTGGCGTCATCGGGCATGTCGGGACGGTTCTTGGCCGCAACTCGGTGAACATTGCCAACTTCTCGCTGGGCCGTCAGGATAAGCCTTCGGCGCCGGGGGAACCGCTGATCGCGGTGGCTCTGGTGGAAGTGGATTCGATCCCCGGGGAGGCAGTGCTTGACGAACTCCGGGCCCATCCGGCCGTGAAACTGGCCGTCACCGTCCAGCCCGGAGACTAG
- a CDS encoding RNA-binding protein: MSSTVFLGNLPVWVTADDIKAWLTADNLVADSVKVIRNPETQESKGFAFIEAPNDEEMNSIIRRFDRAPLEDRLLRANPAQPPRPKGATRPSGPIGHSAAPSSSAAVSSPSAASAPGGERDRNRRGGKKHRRPNGPQSAFAEELAKAL; this comes from the coding sequence ATGAGTTCGACCGTTTTTCTCGGTAACCTTCCGGTCTGGGTCACTGCCGATGACATCAAGGCGTGGCTGACAGCGGACAACTTGGTGGCCGATTCCGTGAAAGTCATCCGCAATCCGGAGACTCAGGAATCCAAGGGCTTTGCGTTCATTGAAGCGCCGAACGACGAAGAGATGAATTCAATCATCCGGCGCTTCGACCGCGCGCCTCTCGAAGACCGCCTCCTGCGGGCCAATCCCGCTCAACCCCCGCGTCCGAAGGGCGCAACGCGTCCCAGTGGGCCCATCGGGCACTCTGCTGCTCCCTCGTCCTCCGCTGCCGTTTCCTCCCCCTCCGCCGCTTCGGCGCCGGGTGGAGAGCGCGACCGGAACCGTCGTGGCGGCAAAAAGCATCGCCGTCCGAACGGTCCCCAAAGTGCATTTGCCGAGGAATTGGCAAAGGCCCTTTAA
- a CDS encoding PIN domain-containing protein — MNDLLLIRALFVLILTAAAWFLQPFGLTSPFAAGVGIILGILIVLFEVRLKQVSLKRLIGAAVGSVLGIVGAFLVSLIIAWALPGSKGTVPFLQLLILLLMSYVGLIVGATKGDMLNLSALGGLFGGEKAQKQSFKILDTSVIIDGRIADIAETGFLDGTLVVPQFVLRELQLVADSADSMKRNRGRRGLDVLQRVQKMANLNVQLLEDDFPHIREVDLKLIELGKIYDCKIITNDFNLNKVAQLHGVEVLNINELANALKPIVLPGEIMRVFILKEGKEYNQGVAYLDDGTMVVVDNAKRLISKTIDISVTSVLQTQAGKMIFGRFDERVHHIHEKSIPADRGRGSEPGQEKSALPAHPPN; from the coding sequence GTGAACGACTTGTTGCTGATCAGGGCGCTGTTCGTGCTCATCCTGACAGCCGCGGCCTGGTTCCTCCAACCGTTTGGTCTAACTTCCCCGTTTGCCGCCGGTGTAGGCATTATCTTAGGGATCCTGATTGTTCTCTTTGAAGTGCGGCTGAAGCAAGTTAGCCTGAAGAGGTTGATAGGAGCCGCTGTCGGCTCTGTCCTGGGTATTGTCGGCGCTTTCCTCGTATCTCTTATCATTGCCTGGGCCCTTCCGGGCAGCAAAGGAACGGTTCCGTTCCTGCAACTACTCATACTCCTGCTGATGTCCTACGTTGGCTTGATTGTCGGAGCCACCAAGGGCGACATGCTCAACCTCTCGGCGCTCGGAGGTCTCTTTGGCGGCGAGAAAGCTCAGAAGCAATCCTTTAAGATCCTCGATACGAGCGTGATCATCGACGGCCGCATCGCCGATATCGCCGAGACCGGCTTTCTCGACGGCACACTGGTGGTCCCCCAGTTCGTTCTCCGCGAACTCCAACTCGTCGCCGATTCCGCCGACTCCATGAAGCGCAACCGCGGCCGCCGCGGCCTCGATGTCCTCCAGCGCGTCCAGAAGATGGCCAATCTGAATGTCCAGCTTCTCGAAGACGATTTCCCGCACATCCGGGAAGTGGACCTCAAACTCATCGAACTCGGCAAGATCTACGACTGCAAGATCATCACCAACGACTTCAACCTCAACAAAGTGGCCCAGCTCCACGGCGTTGAGGTCCTGAATATCAATGAGTTGGCGAACGCGCTGAAGCCCATCGTCCTCCCCGGCGAGATTATGCGGGTGTTTATCCTCAAGGAAGGCAAGGAGTACAACCAGGGCGTCGCCTATCTGGATGACGGTACGATGGTGGTGGTGGACAACGCCAAACGCCTCATCTCGAAGACCATCGACATTTCGGTGACCAGTGTCCTACAGACACAGGCCGGCAAGATGATCTTTGGCCGCTTCGACGAGAGGGTGCACCACATTCATGAGAAGAGCATCCCGGCCGATCGCGGCCGCGGCAGTGAGCCGGGCCAGGAGAAGTCGGCCCTGCCAGCTCATCCGCCTAATTGA
- the ispD gene encoding 2-C-methyl-D-erythritol 4-phosphate cytidylyltransferase, with protein MKVSVILPAAGLGTRMKGQSGEHTGNNKKQFMSLEGAPILLHTVRKFVACPLVTEVLIALRGADLELAAELLSKEVFSKPVRCVEGGDTRQHSVENALATLDPDVDIVAVHDAVRPFIDSETIVQVILQAAETGAAIVGIVPVDTVKQVQRHVVRGTLNRDRLVLAQTPQVFRASLLREAFRKATEDQFVGTDESSLVERLESVEVTVVPGSDRNIKITRPSDIELARLFLAEEQRKVSS; from the coding sequence ATGAAAGTCTCCGTGATACTACCCGCCGCCGGACTCGGCACCCGCATGAAGGGCCAGTCCGGCGAACATACGGGCAACAACAAGAAGCAGTTCATGTCCCTGGAAGGCGCGCCGATTCTGCTGCACACCGTGCGGAAGTTCGTCGCTTGCCCGCTGGTGACCGAGGTGTTGATCGCGCTGCGAGGGGCTGATCTCGAGCTGGCGGCGGAGCTGCTCAGCAAGGAAGTCTTCAGTAAGCCCGTTCGTTGTGTGGAAGGTGGCGACACCCGCCAGCATTCCGTCGAGAACGCCCTCGCCACCCTGGATCCGGATGTGGACATCGTCGCCGTTCACGACGCTGTCCGCCCCTTCATCGACTCCGAGACTATCGTCCAGGTGATCCTGCAGGCCGCCGAAACCGGGGCCGCCATCGTCGGCATCGTGCCGGTGGATACGGTCAAACAGGTGCAGCGGCACGTGGTGCGCGGCACCTTGAACCGCGATCGCCTGGTGCTCGCCCAGACACCCCAGGTCTTCCGCGCCTCCTTGCTGCGCGAAGCATTTCGGAAGGCGACGGAAGACCAGTTCGTCGGCACCGACGAATCGAGCCTCGTCGAGAGACTCGAAAGCGTCGAGGTCACCGTCGTACCCGGCAGCGATCGCAACATCAAGATCACCCGGCCGTCCGACATCGAGCTCGCCCGGTTGTTCCTTGCCGAGGAACAGCGGAAGGTCTCCAGTTAA
- the ispF gene encoding 2-C-methyl-D-erythritol 2,4-cyclodiphosphate synthase → MDIRTGLGWDNHRITVGRPLILGGITIPCEFGLDGHSDADVLAHAITDALLGALALGDIGMHFPDTDPRWKGCDSLVFLRHAVSLAREQGYSIANVDSTVILQRPKLKEFRQPIRDSLASALDLPVDRVSVKFKTAEKVGPVGEGKSGEAQAVVLLYKPA, encoded by the coding sequence ATGGACATCCGCACCGGTCTCGGTTGGGACAATCACCGCATCACCGTGGGCCGCCCGCTCATTTTGGGCGGCATCACAATCCCTTGTGAGTTCGGTCTGGATGGGCACTCCGATGCCGACGTGCTCGCCCATGCCATTACCGATGCCCTATTGGGTGCACTGGCCCTCGGCGATATCGGCATGCACTTTCCCGATACCGACCCGCGCTGGAAGGGTTGCGACTCGCTCGTCTTCCTGCGGCATGCCGTCAGCCTCGCCCGTGAGCAGGGCTACTCCATCGCCAACGTCGACTCCACCGTGATTCTCCAGCGGCCCAAGCTCAAGGAGTTCCGTCAGCCCATCCGCGACAGCCTCGCCTCCGCCCTGGATCTGCCGGTGGACCGGGTTTCGGTCAAGTTCAAGACCGCCGAAAAAGTCGGGCCCGTCGGGGAGGGGAAGTCGGGCGAAGCGCAGGCCGTCGTGCTGCTGTACAAGCCGGCCTAG
- a CDS encoding prolyl oligopeptidase family serine peptidase has translation MQSILTKPAPDSDARLAYGTDPNQFGELYLPKATGPHPTMIVIHGGFWRAANDLKHIGHLCKALSTEGVACFSLEYRRLGNAGGGWTGTFDDIRAGAAFLARNLGKYNLNPKRLGVTGHSAGGHLALWLAAEKVMPLKTVVSLAGVADLRRAYELKLNNNVVGELLGGGPAEHPDRYARSSPIERLPLKVFTRLIHGMKDQVVPIEISRRYEAAARKAGDDARLIPLPATAHFELIDPGAIEYRLVSSTIRSGLL, from the coding sequence ATGCAGAGCATCCTAACCAAACCGGCGCCGGACTCCGACGCGCGCCTGGCCTACGGCACCGATCCAAACCAGTTCGGCGAACTGTATCTGCCCAAGGCGACCGGACCCCACCCCACCATGATCGTGATTCACGGTGGATTCTGGCGCGCCGCCAACGATCTCAAGCACATCGGGCACCTGTGCAAGGCGCTCTCCACCGAGGGCGTGGCGTGCTTTAGCCTGGAATACCGGCGCCTGGGCAACGCCGGCGGCGGTTGGACTGGCACCTTTGACGATATCCGCGCCGGCGCGGCCTTTCTCGCCAGGAACCTCGGCAAGTACAATCTCAATCCCAAGCGGCTCGGAGTCACCGGGCATTCGGCGGGTGGCCACCTGGCGCTCTGGCTGGCGGCCGAGAAGGTGATGCCTCTGAAGACGGTGGTCTCCCTGGCCGGTGTCGCCGACCTCCGCCGCGCCTACGAACTGAAGCTGAACAACAACGTGGTGGGCGAACTGCTGGGCGGCGGGCCGGCCGAGCATCCTGACCGCTATGCCCGCTCGTCGCCCATCGAACGCCTTCCGCTGAAAGTCTTTACCCGGCTCATCCACGGTATGAAGGATCAAGTCGTGCCCATCGAGATCTCCAGGCGCTACGAAGCTGCTGCCCGCAAGGCCGGCGACGACGCCCGGCTCATCCCTCTCCCCGCCACGGCCCACTTTGAGCTGATCGACCCCGGCGCGATCGAATACCGCCTGGTCAGCTCCACCATCCGCTCGGGTCTTCTGTAG
- a CDS encoding efflux transporter outer membrane subunit — MKPALAVLILMSLAGCALGPDYKRPDVSVPKGYRVPDPQSEAGDAASLADAPWFEVFQDEQLQRLIREALANNYDLRDAVARVDAARAVVGITRADQFPNAGVSGAVNFNRLSRDGATRIPTSVLPDQNRTFGSAALNLLSFEVDLWGKLRRATEAARAELLSAEENRKTVATVLVSDVATAYLSLRELDYALEISERTLKTRESSLELVKTRQGGGVATMLDLRQAEQLVETAAQSIPTLKQQIEQTENRISLLVAKNPDGVVRGRGFNEQTFPPEVPPGLPSSLLERRPDIRAAEQLLVGANARIGVAKAAYFPQLSLTGLLGGQSTQLASLFSGPSAAWSLVPQVSQPIFTAGRLKNGVRLAEAQRQGALIYYERTIQTAFAEVSNALIAHRRMRESRERQQALVNALRDRTRLAYVRYRGGVDTQLNALDADRDLFQAELTLASIRLGEMLTVVDLYKALGGGWK; from the coding sequence GTGAAACCCGCTCTGGCCGTCTTGATCCTGATGAGCCTGGCGGGCTGCGCGCTGGGACCGGACTACAAGCGTCCCGATGTCTCGGTTCCAAAGGGCTACCGGGTGCCGGACCCGCAGTCCGAGGCCGGCGACGCGGCTTCACTGGCGGATGCTCCATGGTTCGAAGTGTTTCAGGACGAACAACTGCAGCGCCTGATTCGTGAAGCACTCGCGAACAACTACGATCTGCGCGACGCGGTGGCGAGGGTCGACGCGGCGCGCGCGGTGGTTGGCATCACGCGAGCCGATCAGTTCCCGAACGCCGGCGTATCCGGAGCAGTGAATTTCAATCGTCTGTCGCGGGATGGGGCAACCAGGATCCCAACCTCGGTGCTGCCGGATCAGAACCGCACCTTCGGCTCGGCCGCGCTCAACCTGCTTTCGTTCGAAGTCGACCTGTGGGGCAAGTTGCGGCGGGCCACCGAGGCGGCTCGCGCGGAGCTTCTGAGCGCGGAAGAGAACCGCAAGACGGTGGCTACGGTGCTGGTGAGTGATGTGGCCACCGCGTATCTGAGTCTGCGGGAACTCGACTACGCACTGGAGATCTCCGAACGGACGCTGAAGACCAGGGAGTCATCGCTCGAACTCGTCAAGACCAGGCAAGGCGGCGGCGTGGCCACGATGCTGGACTTACGACAAGCTGAACAGTTGGTGGAAACCGCGGCGCAGTCCATCCCCACGTTGAAGCAGCAGATTGAGCAGACCGAGAACCGCATCAGCCTGCTGGTGGCGAAAAACCCCGACGGTGTCGTGCGAGGACGAGGATTCAACGAGCAGACATTTCCGCCGGAGGTCCCGCCCGGGCTGCCTTCCAGTCTGCTGGAACGGAGACCGGACATCCGGGCGGCGGAACAGTTGCTCGTGGGCGCCAATGCGCGGATCGGCGTGGCGAAAGCCGCCTATTTCCCGCAACTGAGCCTGACCGGTCTTCTCGGCGGGCAGAGCACGCAACTGGCGAGCCTCTTCAGTGGACCGAGCGCGGCCTGGAGCCTGGTGCCGCAGGTCAGCCAGCCCATCTTCACCGCAGGCCGGCTGAAGAATGGTGTGAGACTCGCCGAGGCACAACGACAAGGCGCGTTGATCTACTACGAGAGGACCATCCAGACAGCGTTCGCCGAAGTATCCAACGCGCTGATTGCACACCGGCGCATGCGGGAGAGCCGGGAGAGGCAGCAGGCCCTGGTGAATGCGCTCCGGGATCGGACCCGGCTCGCCTATGTCCGGTACCGCGGCGGAGTCGACACGCAGTTGAACGCCCTGGATGCGGACAGAGACCTGTTCCAGGCTGAGCTGACGCTGGCCAGTATCCGGCTGGGGGAGATGCTGACCGTCGTGGACCTCTACAAGGCGTTGGGGGGCGGTTGGAAGTAG